In Mangifera indica cultivar Alphonso unplaced genomic scaffold, CATAS_Mindica_2.1 Un_0034, whole genome shotgun sequence, the following proteins share a genomic window:
- the LOC123206385 gene encoding phosphoglucan, water dikinase, chloroplastic: MEEEFYDLTGSTGNSSNLRTKIHFSILQQAKPEPEPALINQISLNSIPLPMQMDSPTLNTLNRPSTFLHNPKPFKFVQTKLFFFNPRISSPVHLRQTHKFFSGVVCGVSSTETREEEKKKMKMKSKSGVGNVRLSVRLDHQVEFGESVAILGSVKELGLWKKAVKMNWSESGWVCELKLKGEESVEYKYVIFGKDKSMVWESGDNRILKLPIGGSFGIICHWNETGEAVDLLPLSVQENKDDTNDVGENGSTITDSSAEALLEVETSPFVGQWQGKAVSFMRSNEHQNRESDRKWDTSDLEGLALKLVEGDREGRNWWRKLEVVRELLDDNLQRGERLEALTYSAIYLKWINTGQIPCFEDGGHHRPNRHAEVSRLIFRELERISCRKDTSPQEVLVIRKIHPCLPSFKAEFTASVPLTRIRDIAHRNDIPHDLKQEIKHTIQNKLHRNAGPEDLVATEVMLARITKNPGEYSNAFVEQFKIFHRELKDFFNAGSLSEQLELIRESLDEQGISSLTLFLDCRKSLDSVEEPSNIMELIKTMQSLNALRGTIVKGLESGLRNDAPDAAIAMRQKWRLCEIGLEDYSFVLFSRFLNALEAKGGAHWLAKNMESKNVGSWNDPLGVLVVGVGQLGLSCWRPEECTAIRNELLSWQAKGLSAKEGSEDGKIIWLLRLKATLDRARRLTEEYSEALLQIFPPKVEILGKALGIPENSVRTYTEAEIRAGIIFQVSKLCTVLLKSARSALGSQGWDVLVPGTTLGTIVLVERIIPGSLPKSVGPIILVVNKADGDEEVTAAGSNILGVILLQEMPHLSHLGVRARQEKVVFVTCEDGDMIAVIKKLAGKYVRLEASSTGVNINPCSADDSRNDSVLKNVSGTGLSTVEAPGVHVTSLSDINALSLSHGESVGILQLADADAVTCGSKAAACGRLASLAAASDKVYNEQGVPASFHVPAGIAIPFGSMKLALEQSKSMEKFMSLLERIETARVDDGELDKLCCELQDIICSLQPPKDTMESIEKIFPSDARLIVRSSANVEDLAGMSAAGLYDSVPNVSPSNPTVFANAIARVWASLYTRRAVLSRRAAGVLQKEAAMAVMVQEMLSPELSFVLHTLSPTDSDNSRVEAEIAPGLGETLASGTRGTPWRLSCGKFDGHVRTLAFANFSEELLVSRASSADGEVIHLTVDYSKKPLTTDPIFRQQLGQRLCSVGFYLERKFRCPQDVEGCLVGKDIYIVQTRPQPH; the protein is encoded by the exons ATGGAAGAGGAATTTTATGATCTTACTGGATCTACTGGAaattcatcaaaccttaggACGAAAATTCATTTCTCGATTCTTCAACAAGCAAAACCAGAACCAGAGCCAGCTCTCATTAATCAAATCTCACTCAACTCAATTCCTCTTCCCATGCAAATGGATTCTCCAACTCTCAACACATTAAACCGCCCATCAACTTTCCTCCATAATCCGAAGCCATTCAAATTCGTACAGACTAAATTATTCTTCTTCAATCCAAGGATTTCTTCTCCTGTTCATCTTCGCCAAACACACAAATTCTTTTCTGGTGTTGTCTGTGGCGTTTCTTCTACTGAAACAAG agaggaagagaagaagaagatgaaaatgaaatctAAGTCAGGAGTTGGCAATGTGAGATTAAGTGTCAGgttagatcatcaagttgaATTTGGGGAGAGCGTTGCAATTTTGGGATCAGTTAAAGAGCTGGGGTTATGGAAGAAGGCTGTGAAGATGAATTGGAGTGAGAGTGGATGGGTCTGTGAGTTGAAATTGAAGGGGGAAGAGAGTGTTGAGTATAAGTATGTCATTTTTGGGAAGGATAAGAGTATGGTATGGGAAAGTGGTGATAACAGGATCTTGAAACTACCAATAGGAGGGAGTTTTGGCATAATCTGCCACTGGAATGAGACAGGGGAGGCTGTGGATCTACTGCCTTTGAGTGTGCAGGAGAACAAGGATGATACTAATGATGTTGGTGAGAATGGATCTACGATAACTGATTCTTCTGCTGAAGCTCTTCTGGAGGTGGAGACCAGTCCTTTTGTAGGGCAATGGCAGGGGAAGGCTGTCTCATTTATGCGTTCAAATGAGCACCAGAACCGAGAATCAGATAGAAAATGGGACACTTCAGATCTTGAAGGCTTAGCTCTAAAGTTAGTTGAAGGTGATCGGGAAGGAAGAAACTGGTGGAGAAAG CTTGAAGTTGTGCGTGAGTTATTAGATGATAATCTGCAACGTGGGGAGCGGTTGGAGGCTCTCACATACTCTGCTATATATCTGAAG TGGATAAACACTGGGCAAATCCCCTGCTTTGAAGATGGAGGTCATCATCGGCCAAATAGGCATGCTGAGGTTTCAAGGCTTATATTCCGTGAATTGGAACGAATTTCCTGTAGGAAAGATACTTCACCTCAG GAGGTGCTTGTTATTCGCAAGATCCATCCATGTTTACCATCTTTTAAGGCAGAGTTTACTGCATCTGTTCCTCTTACTCGAATTAGAGACATTGCTCATCGGAATGATATCCCTCATGATCTCAAG CAAGAAATCAAACATACAATTCAAAACAAACTTCATCGTAATGCTGGCCCAGAAGATTTAGTTGCTACAGAAGTCATGCTTGCAAGAATTACCAAGAACCCTGGAGAGTATAGTAATGCATTTGTGGAGCAATTCAAGATTTTTCATCGTGAACTGAAAGATTTCTTCAATGCTGGAAG TCTTTCAGAACAACTGGAGTTGATTAGAGAATCTTTGGATGAACAAGGAATTTCCTCTCTCACATTGTTTTTGGATTGCAGAAAG AGTTTGGACAGCGTGGAAGAACCTAGTAATATCATGGAGTTAATTAAAACCATGCAATCTTTAAATGCTCTGAGAGGAACAATTGTAAAGGGTCTTGAAAGTGGATTAAGGAATGATGCTCCTGATGCTGCAATAGCAATGCGCCAAAAG TGGCGTCTTTGTGAGATTGGCCTTGAGGACTACTCATTTGTTCTTTTCAGTAG ATTCCTCAATGCACTTGAAGCTAAGGGAGGAGCTCACTGGCTTGCTAAGAATATGGAATCAAAAAATGTAGGCTCCTGGAATGACCCACTTGGTGTCCTAGTTGTTGGTGTTGGTCAGCTTGGTTTATCTTGTTGGAGACCAGAAGAATGTACTGCTATTAGGAATGAACTCCTTTCCTGGCAAGCGAAAGGCCTTTCTGCAAAGGAAG GGAGCGAAGATGGCAAAATAATTTGGCTACTAAGGCTTAAAGCTACCCTTGACAGGGCCAGAAGACTTACAGAGGAGTATTCTGAAGCACTTCTTCAAATATTTCCACCAAAAGTAGAG ATTCTAGGAAAAGCTCTTGGAATTCCTGAGAATAGTGTAAGGACATACACTGAAGCTGAGATTCGAGCTGG GATAATTTTTCAGGTTTCAAAGCTCTGCACTGTTCTTCTGAAATCTGCTAGAAGTGCACTTGGTTCTCAGGGTTGGGATGTTCTTGTTCCAGGAACCACTCTTGGAACCATAGTTCTG GTTGAGAGAATTATTCCAGGATCACTGCCAAAATCTGTAGGACCTATTATTCTTGTTGTCAACAAAGCTGACGGAGATGAAGAG GTGACAGCTGCTGGTAGTAACATACTGGGAGTTATACTTCTGCAGGAGATGCCTCACTTATCCCACCTTGGTGTTAGGGCCCGGCAA GAGAAGGTTGTTTTTGTGACATGTGAAGATGGTGATATGATTGCTGTCATAAAAAAGCTGGCTGGAAAATATGTGAG ATTGGAGGCATCTTCAACAGGTGTAAACATTAATCCATGTTCAGCAGATGATAGCAGGAACGATTCTGTTTTGAAAAATGTCTCTGGTACTGGTTTGTCCACTGTTGAAGCCCCTGGTGTTCATGTCACATCTTTGTCTGATATTAATGCCCTATCATTGAGCCAT GGTGAATCTGTAGGAATTTTACAACTTGCAGATGCAGATGCTGTAACTTGTGGCTCGAAGGCTGCAGCATGTGGTCGTTTAGCTTCCTTGGCAGCAGCTTCTGATAAGG TTTACAATGAACAGGGGGTGCCAGCTTCATTTCATGTCCCAGCAGGAATAGCTATACCTTTTGGCTCTATGAAATTAGCTCTAGAACAAAGCAAATCAATGGAAAAATTCATGTCTCTTCTAGAAAGAATAGAAACGGCGAGAGTGGATGATGGTGAACTTGACAAACTTTGCTGTGAACTTCAGGATATAATATGTTCTCTACAGCCACCTAAAGACACCATGGAAagcattgaaaaaatatttccaAGTGATGCTCGTTTAATTGTCCGTTCAAGTGCCAATGTTGAGGACTTGGCTGGAATGTCAGCTGCTGGACTTTATGATTCAGTACCAAATGTTAGCCCATCAAATCCAACAGTATTTGCAAATGCCATTGCTCGAGTCTGGGCATCACTTTACACTCGCAGAGCAGTTTTAAGTCGTCGAGCTGCTGGTGTACTTCAGAAGGAGGCTGCAATGGCTGTTATGGTGCAAGAAATGCTTTCCCCTGAGCTTTCATTTGTGCTTCACACTCTCAGCCCAACAGATTCTGATAATAGTCGTGTAGAAGCTGAGATTGCCCCTGGGCTTGGTGAAACCCTAGCTTCAGGTACTCGGGGCACACCCTGGCGACTGTCTTGTGGGAAGTTTGATGGTCATGTAAGAACATTAGCATTTGCCAATTTCAGTGAGGAGCTGCTGGTATCCCGTGCAAGTTCTGCTGATGGAGAAGTCATTCATTTGACAGTTGATTATAGTAAGAAACCACTGACAACTGACCCAATTTTCCGTCAGCAGCTTGGTCAGCGTCTGTGTTCAGTTGGTTTTTATCTGGAGAGGAAGTTTAGGTGTCCACAGGATGTGGAAGGATGCCTGGTTGGCAAAGATATCTACATAGTCCAGACACGGCCACAACCCCACTAA